A portion of the Achromobacter sp. MFA1 R4 genome contains these proteins:
- a CDS encoding PepSY domain-containing protein: protein MPPAPTSLDSSAATLAVAKPRTSARKLWFALHSWIGMKLCILLSFIFCTGTLAVMAAEIDWLIEPAMRVTPQERQASWGEMLAAAERAHPGLRLRSLSAPHGERFAAEALMRQDNGELLRVWVNPHTAQVTGQSSWWSAQRWLRDTHRNLMLPPRFGVPLVALMSIPLLLMLASSLFIYKRWWRGFLTWPRKGKPRLTWGDVHRLAGVWSLGFMLLIGMTAFWYLVESLGAKAPLPPAIVQLKGNAKHAPLAAEDVDRAISAAQAAWPDLKISSVRPTPNGKALLLEGQANGLLLRERANVIGVELASGEILGRNDGRDMSVHQRIGELADPIHFGTFGGWPVRVLWFIFGLLLTTLSLTGAYLYGIRVAEATRAALKRRGAPAGATHSRAQSAWSVAWRSMGWWRWLGGGVLSVWGMLVINQVLK from the coding sequence ATGCCGCCCGCGCCGACCTCCCTTGATTCTTCTGCCGCCACGCTTGCCGTGGCCAAACCGCGTACTTCCGCTCGCAAGCTTTGGTTCGCGCTGCACAGCTGGATCGGCATGAAGCTGTGCATTCTGCTCAGCTTTATCTTCTGTACGGGAACGCTGGCGGTGATGGCGGCCGAGATTGATTGGCTGATTGAACCTGCCATGCGGGTCACGCCTCAGGAAAGGCAGGCCAGTTGGGGGGAAATGTTGGCGGCTGCCGAGCGGGCGCACCCAGGTCTGCGTTTGCGCAGTCTGTCCGCGCCGCATGGCGAGCGCTTTGCGGCCGAGGCCCTGATGCGTCAGGACAATGGCGAACTGCTGCGGGTGTGGGTGAATCCGCATACCGCGCAAGTGACCGGGCAATCCTCGTGGTGGAGCGCGCAGCGATGGTTGCGGGACACGCATCGCAACCTCATGCTGCCCCCCAGATTCGGGGTGCCGCTGGTCGCCCTGATGTCCATCCCGCTCCTGTTGATGCTGGCCAGCAGCCTCTTCATCTACAAGCGCTGGTGGCGCGGCTTTCTGACATGGCCGCGCAAGGGAAAGCCGCGATTGACCTGGGGGGATGTGCATCGGCTTGCAGGCGTCTGGAGTCTCGGTTTCATGCTGCTTATCGGCATGACTGCGTTCTGGTATCTGGTGGAGTCGCTGGGGGCGAAGGCGCCGCTTCCTCCCGCGATCGTGCAGCTCAAGGGCAATGCCAAGCACGCGCCGTTGGCGGCCGAAGACGTCGACAGGGCAATCTCCGCGGCACAGGCGGCGTGGCCCGATCTGAAGATCTCCAGCGTACGGCCGACCCCCAACGGGAAAGCCCTGTTGTTGGAAGGGCAGGCGAATGGATTGCTGTTGCGTGAGCGCGCCAACGTCATCGGTGTCGAGCTCGCTTCAGGCGAGATCCTGGGGCGCAACGACGGGCGGGACATGAGTGTGCACCAGCGCATCGGTGAGCTCGCAGACCCGATCCATTTCGGCACGTTCGGCGGGTGGCCTGTGCGCGTGCTGTGGTTCATTTTTGGACTACTGTTGACGACGCTATCCCTGACAGGGGCGTATCTTTATGGCATCCGCGTTGCCGAGGCCACGCGGGCGGCACTCAAGCGGCGCGGTGCGCCGGCCGGCGCAACGCATTCCCGTGCCCAGTCCGCCTGGTCCGTCGCGTGGCGCAGCATGGGATGGTGGCGGTGGCTGGGCGGCGGCGTCCTGAGCGTATGGGGGATGCTCGTGATCAACCAGGTGTTGAAGTGA